The Spirosoma foliorum genome has a window encoding:
- a CDS encoding BamA/TamA family outer membrane protein: MIPKTWPTVILALTVFLLSSLEAFAVFPIDSTQKVTIRSVILKGNYRTRDRIILREMTLRVGDSVRLSDLPGRIAWDQRNINNTTLFVTVDISTQLIPSPDSTRLSQLDLTVTMKERWYFVAYPVFDLADRNFNEWWYDRGHDFSRVIYGGHLSYRNITGNNDKLQIAFERGFLQRTVLSYSKPYIDRAQKIGLRVDIGYMTNKEIPYRTQFDKWVYVKSEETLRERAYAALTLTHRRGLYHYHTFDTRYTRYSVADTIVRLNPDYFLDSRTSLQFMALTYSYRYDRRDNVVYPLQGTLISGGIGVSGILPSDNFHFLDISAAATRYWSLGKHFYYAGSLRGRSTWPTRQPYFSLRGLGSSSDMVRGYELYVVDGQRTFIWRNSLRYQLFNVRKQLNWLHVRQFNTVPVAAYLTVFADAGYVHSTVAEQYQSLLANKPLAGTGLSLDVVSFYNLVLRFSGTINAQGKTGFFFNLAQEL, translated from the coding sequence ATGATTCCGAAAACGTGGCCAACCGTTATTCTGGCGCTAACGGTGTTTCTGTTGAGTTCTCTAGAGGCTTTTGCAGTTTTCCCGATTGACTCGACTCAGAAAGTTACTATCCGTTCTGTAATCCTTAAAGGAAATTACCGTACGCGTGATCGAATTATTCTTCGCGAAATGACTTTGCGGGTCGGTGACTCTGTTCGACTGTCCGATTTACCCGGTCGAATTGCCTGGGATCAACGGAATATCAACAACACCACGCTCTTTGTAACGGTTGATATTAGTACCCAACTGATACCATCTCCAGATTCTACCCGACTGTCCCAGCTCGATCTGACCGTAACCATGAAGGAACGATGGTATTTCGTTGCCTATCCGGTTTTTGATCTGGCCGACCGAAATTTTAATGAATGGTGGTATGATCGTGGGCACGACTTTAGCCGGGTTATTTACGGAGGGCATCTGAGTTATCGCAACATAACGGGCAATAACGACAAACTCCAGATAGCCTTTGAACGAGGCTTTTTACAGCGTACGGTTTTGTCGTACTCTAAACCGTACATTGATCGGGCGCAAAAAATTGGTTTACGGGTCGATATTGGCTACATGACCAATAAAGAAATCCCATATCGCACGCAATTTGATAAGTGGGTTTATGTAAAGTCAGAAGAAACGCTCCGCGAGCGTGCTTACGCAGCGCTAACCCTGACGCACCGCAGGGGGTTGTACCATTACCATACATTTGACACACGGTACACACGGTACTCTGTCGCTGATACCATTGTCCGACTGAATCCTGATTATTTTTTGGATAGCCGTACAAGCCTCCAGTTTATGGCGCTGACCTATAGTTACCGATACGACCGGCGCGATAACGTGGTTTACCCGCTTCAGGGCACGTTGATTTCGGGAGGAATCGGTGTTTCGGGTATTTTACCAAGCGATAATTTTCATTTCCTGGACATCTCAGCAGCCGCTACCCGGTATTGGTCATTAGGCAAACATTTCTACTATGCCGGGAGCCTGCGTGGGCGCTCGACCTGGCCTACACGGCAGCCTTATTTTAGTCTACGTGGACTGGGAAGTTCAAGCGATATGGTGCGCGGTTATGAGCTGTATGTGGTAGACGGACAACGAACTTTTATTTGGCGAAATAGCCTTCGTTATCAGCTATTTAATGTTCGGAAGCAGCTGAACTGGTTGCATGTCCGGCAGTTCAATACGGTACCCGTTGCTGCTTACCTGACGGTGTTTGCCGATGCAGGTTATGTTCATAGTACTGTGGCGGAGCAATACCAGAGCCTACTGGCGAACAAACCTCTGGCCGGTACGGGATTGAGCCTCGATGTGGTGAGTTTTTATAATCTGGTACTTCGATTCAGCGGCACCATTAACGCGCAAGGTAAGACCGGATTTTTCTTCAATCTGGCGCAGGAGTTGTAG
- a CDS encoding MFS transporter has product MQTGSVQKTSTTAKPSLSFWQIWNMSFGFLGIQYGFGLQQANMSPIYRYLGADEASIPGLWLAGPLTGLLLQPIIGAVSDRSWSPRWGRRKPFILIGALAGSIAMIFMPNSSYVWMAAGLMWMLDAGLNSAMEPFRAFVGDMLNDKQRPTGFAIQSFMVGFGQTLANLMPYLLPLLGISMVMSDDQLANGIPNSVRYPFYIGAGAVVLSVLWTIRTTKEYPPVDESYKEPHVFTDEEKKSIAFWHLALALGGAILAFFFAARIGGLVTGLLWGIGVLAGSYLVLMLPIFKEILASLSAMPTVMKQLWWVKFFTWYGLPLMWQYLSLAAAKYAFNAPDTISNKAGFEEGTKWGGLCFAMFSISCAVISVFIPRIAKAIGSARATHALFLTIGSMGFFLTLTSNDKMIYLIGMTIIGFAWGSIMSMPYLLLASAVPKERMGVYMGIFNGFICVPQFIGMLTVPLYYKPLLGDDPRNALVLAGICLLLAAASCFLVKEVKKTNEPAIPVELG; this is encoded by the coding sequence ATGCAAACGGGAAGTGTTCAGAAAACCTCCACCACCGCCAAGCCTAGTTTAAGCTTCTGGCAGATCTGGAATATGAGTTTTGGTTTTTTAGGAATTCAATATGGCTTTGGTTTACAACAAGCTAACATGAGTCCCATTTATCGTTACCTGGGCGCCGATGAAGCCTCTATTCCGGGCCTTTGGCTCGCTGGGCCGCTCACGGGATTATTACTTCAGCCAATTATTGGTGCCGTTTCGGATCGCAGTTGGTCACCGCGCTGGGGCCGTCGGAAACCGTTTATTTTAATTGGTGCCTTAGCGGGTAGTATTGCCATGATATTTATGCCAAATTCGTCATACGTCTGGATGGCGGCCGGGTTGATGTGGATGCTTGACGCAGGACTTAATTCGGCTATGGAGCCTTTCCGGGCATTTGTGGGCGACATGCTCAATGATAAACAGCGCCCTACGGGTTTTGCTATCCAATCATTCATGGTTGGGTTTGGCCAAACGTTAGCCAATTTGATGCCTTATCTGTTGCCTCTTCTGGGTATATCGATGGTGATGTCGGACGACCAATTAGCAAATGGGATTCCAAATTCAGTGCGTTATCCGTTCTATATTGGTGCTGGTGCGGTTGTGCTGTCCGTACTCTGGACAATCCGCACGACCAAAGAATACCCCCCCGTCGATGAAAGCTACAAAGAGCCGCATGTTTTTACGGACGAAGAAAAAAAATCCATTGCGTTCTGGCATCTGGCGTTAGCGCTGGGAGGTGCTATTTTGGCGTTCTTTTTTGCTGCACGTATAGGTGGTTTGGTAACGGGTTTGCTGTGGGGCATTGGCGTATTAGCCGGTAGTTACCTGGTGCTGATGCTGCCGATTTTCAAGGAAATACTGGCTTCGCTTTCGGCCATGCCCACAGTGATGAAACAGCTTTGGTGGGTCAAATTTTTCACCTGGTACGGGCTACCACTCATGTGGCAGTATCTATCGCTGGCAGCGGCCAAATATGCGTTCAATGCGCCTGATACGATCTCGAACAAGGCTGGTTTTGAAGAAGGCACCAAGTGGGGAGGACTTTGCTTTGCCATGTTTAGTATTTCCTGTGCTGTTATCTCGGTCTTTATTCCACGGATTGCCAAAGCTATTGGTAGTGCGCGAGCTACCCACGCCCTGTTCCTGACGATTGGGTCAATGGGTTTCTTCCTAACACTTACCTCCAACGATAAAATGATCTATCTCATCGGCATGACGATCATCGGCTTTGCCTGGGGTTCGATCATGTCTATGCCCTACCTACTGCTGGCAAGTGCGGTCCCCAAAGAGCGTATGGGGGTTTACATGGGCATTTTTAATGGTTTTATCTGTGTACCCCAGTTTATTGGAATGCTTACCGTGCCGCTTTATTACAAACCACTTCTGGGCGACGATCCTCGCAACGCACTTGTGTTAGCAGGTATTTGTTTGTTGTTGGCAGCAGCATCCTGCTTCCTGGTAAAAGAAGTCAAAAAGACGAACGAGCCGGCCATCCCGGTTGAGCTTGGTTAA
- a CDS encoding carbohydrate kinase family protein, giving the protein MTNSPRPYALLSVGELLADLIGHHVSSSLLDAQDFRRYQGGSPANMATNMARLGGKVALVSCVGNDNIGKYLVRQIEESGVDTQYITADPLEPTTIVLVSRTAGTPDFVAYRHADCQLKPEQLPDSLLAQTQLFHTTCFALSQQPAQDTIIDAAKRAQAAGCQVTIDANYAPTIWPDRDQAWRVLADYFAAGALVKVSEDDAERLYGSPQTPERILSDFHQMGATTICLTLGADGSLVSYDGGAKQARIPGKKIDVVDVTGAGDAYWAGFLTAYLDGYAPGNCAHAGAALAKMKLTRQGPLPDKVDRKLIYADFE; this is encoded by the coding sequence ATGACAAATTCACCCCGTCCATACGCCCTCCTTTCGGTTGGCGAATTACTAGCCGATTTGATTGGCCACCACGTGTCGAGCAGCTTACTTGATGCGCAGGATTTCAGGCGGTATCAGGGTGGAAGCCCTGCCAACATGGCAACCAATATGGCCCGTTTAGGCGGTAAAGTTGCCCTGGTTTCCTGCGTTGGCAATGATAATATTGGCAAGTATCTGGTTCGCCAGATTGAAGAATCTGGCGTTGATACCCAATACATTACAGCAGACCCACTCGAACCGACGACGATTGTACTGGTGTCACGAACGGCTGGTACGCCCGATTTTGTGGCCTACCGCCATGCTGACTGTCAGCTCAAGCCCGAACAATTACCTGATTCGTTACTGGCTCAGACGCAGCTATTTCATACGACCTGCTTTGCCTTAAGTCAACAACCTGCTCAGGATACCATTATCGATGCGGCAAAACGAGCCCAGGCGGCTGGTTGCCAGGTTACGATCGATGCCAATTACGCACCTACCATCTGGCCCGATCGCGATCAGGCCTGGCGTGTGTTAGCCGATTATTTTGCAGCGGGTGCGCTCGTAAAAGTGAGTGAAGATGATGCCGAACGGCTTTATGGTTCCCCACAAACTCCTGAACGGATTCTGAGCGATTTCCATCAAATGGGCGCAACAACCATTTGCTTAACGCTCGGCGCTGATGGAAGCCTGGTTTCGTATGATGGTGGAGCGAAACAAGCACGAATCCCCGGCAAAAAGATTGATGTGGTGGATGTTACCGGCGCTGGCGATGCGTATTGGGCAGGTTTTCTTACGGCTTATTTAGATGGCTATGCCCCCGGCAATTGCGCCCATGCGGGTGCCGCCCTAGCCAAAATGAAACTAACCCGGCAGGGACCACTGCCTGACAAAGTAGATCGAAAGCTTATTTATGCTGATTTTGAGTAG
- a CDS encoding transposase encodes MRTNLNWLWTGLLPVMLLAGCGSKEEEEEKEKKDEESVSTLGAVSALKEMASQAEEMGKKGPVETVDFRKLKELLPSDADGLARKEATGEKNGTAGFTVSTATGKYGNDDNSENIELAIIDGGGSAMMIGLAAWSMLEIDKETENGYEKTTKMGDNKAYEKYDNASKDGEIAVLVNKRFIVSAKGHGISMDKIKAALEDIDLDKLADVK; translated from the coding sequence ATGCGAACGAATCTAAACTGGCTTTGGACCGGCTTACTCCCAGTGATGCTATTGGCTGGCTGTGGAAGTAAGGAAGAAGAGGAAGAAAAAGAGAAAAAAGACGAAGAAAGTGTATCGACTCTCGGCGCGGTGAGTGCCCTGAAAGAAATGGCAAGTCAGGCCGAGGAGATGGGAAAAAAAGGGCCCGTCGAAACAGTCGACTTTCGTAAGCTCAAAGAGCTTTTACCGAGTGATGCTGACGGACTAGCGCGTAAAGAAGCAACAGGTGAGAAAAATGGAACAGCGGGTTTCACGGTCTCGACCGCAACCGGTAAATATGGCAACGACGACAATAGCGAGAATATCGAACTGGCTATTATTGATGGGGGCGGTTCGGCTATGATGATCGGTCTGGCGGCCTGGTCGATGCTTGAGATTGACAAAGAGACCGAAAATGGCTACGAAAAAACCACCAAAATGGGTGATAACAAAGCGTATGAAAAATACGACAACGCCAGCAAAGATGGTGAAATAGCCGTGCTCGTCAACAAACGATTCATTGTGTCGGCTAAAGGTCACGGTATTAGTATGGATAAAATCAAAGCCGCCCTTGAAGACATTGATCTAGATAAATTGGCGGACGTGAAATGA
- a CDS encoding M1 family metallopeptidase yields the protein MPTKVIIIRLLTISLFLLPGMASAQRYQFTHDDTLRGSITPERSWWDLTFYHLKVRVQPTDSTLKGSTEIRYRVLKSSQIMQVDLQRPLSIERVEQDGKSLEFRRDGNAFFVTLAKKQQPGQNESVTVYYAGKPKVAKRPPWDGGMVWSHDKEGNWFIATACQGLGASVWWPCKDHMYDEPDSMAISVTVPEDLMDVSNGRLIKTTTNPDHTRTFDWYVKNPINNYGVNLNIARYVHWDETYPGEKGTLSLNYYALPEHADSAKNQFRQVPKMLKAFEYWFGPYPFYEDGYKLVETPYLGMEHQSSVTYGNRFRNGYLGRDLSRTGWGLLWDFIIVHESGHEWFANNITYKDVADMWIHESFTNYSECLFTEYYYGKDAGATYVIGCRANIRNDKPIIGVYNVNHEGSSDMYYKGGNMLHTIRQLVGNDAKWHQLLRDMNKTFYHQTVTTTQIEQYMTQQTGANLKPVFDQYLRDVRIPVLEYRLVGADIQYRWSQCVPGFAMPVKICLGESGPLKQIQPTSQWKTMPANGTKTLTVDANYYVLCQRVSE from the coding sequence ATGCCGACTAAGGTGATAATAATCCGATTGTTGACCATAAGCCTGTTTCTTTTGCCCGGTATGGCTTCTGCACAACGTTATCAATTCACCCACGACGACACGTTACGAGGTTCTATAACCCCTGAACGATCGTGGTGGGATTTAACATTTTACCACCTCAAGGTGCGCGTTCAACCTACCGACAGTACCCTCAAAGGCTCTACTGAAATTCGGTATCGGGTACTGAAATCAAGCCAGATAATGCAGGTCGACTTACAACGCCCGCTAAGCATTGAACGTGTGGAGCAGGATGGGAAATCGCTCGAATTTCGTCGGGATGGCAACGCATTTTTCGTAACACTGGCGAAAAAGCAGCAACCTGGCCAGAACGAATCCGTAACGGTTTATTATGCCGGGAAACCCAAAGTAGCTAAGCGCCCGCCCTGGGATGGCGGCATGGTGTGGTCGCACGATAAGGAAGGCAACTGGTTTATTGCCACGGCTTGTCAGGGACTGGGAGCTAGCGTTTGGTGGCCCTGCAAAGACCATATGTACGATGAGCCTGATTCGATGGCAATCAGTGTAACGGTTCCCGAAGATTTGATGGATGTATCGAACGGTCGTTTGATCAAAACGACAACAAATCCAGATCATACCCGAACCTTCGACTGGTATGTTAAGAACCCGATCAACAACTACGGCGTCAACCTGAACATTGCCCGCTATGTCCATTGGGACGAAACCTATCCGGGAGAAAAAGGCACCCTTTCACTAAACTATTACGCCTTGCCCGAGCATGCCGATTCTGCCAAAAATCAGTTTCGGCAGGTGCCTAAAATGCTCAAAGCGTTTGAATACTGGTTTGGCCCCTATCCGTTTTATGAAGATGGCTATAAGCTCGTTGAAACCCCTTACCTGGGTATGGAACACCAGAGTTCAGTAACCTATGGTAACCGTTTTCGGAATGGCTATCTGGGCCGGGATCTCTCGCGTACGGGCTGGGGGCTCCTCTGGGATTTTATCATCGTTCATGAATCGGGCCATGAGTGGTTTGCCAACAATATTACGTATAAAGACGTAGCCGATATGTGGATTCACGAGAGTTTTACCAACTACTCGGAATGCCTCTTTACAGAGTACTATTATGGGAAAGATGCCGGAGCGACTTACGTAATCGGGTGTCGGGCCAACATCCGAAATGATAAGCCGATTATTGGGGTCTACAACGTAAACCACGAAGGGTCAAGCGATATGTATTACAAAGGGGGTAATATGCTGCACACCATTCGGCAACTCGTGGGCAATGATGCCAAGTGGCACCAATTGTTGCGGGATATGAACAAAACCTTCTACCATCAGACCGTTACGACCACACAAATTGAACAATACATGACGCAGCAAACGGGTGCCAATCTGAAACCTGTGTTCGATCAATATTTGCGTGACGTTCGGATTCCTGTACTTGAATACCGGTTGGTAGGAGCCGATATTCAGTATCGCTGGAGCCAGTGTGTACCTGGATTTGCAATGCCCGTGAAAATCTGTCTGGGTGAATCAGGTCCACTAAAACAAATTCAACCGACTTCGCAGTGGAAAACGATGCCTGCCAATGGGACTAAAACACTCACTGTCGATGCGAACTATTATGTTCTTTGCCAGCGAGTTAGCGAGTAA
- a CDS encoding S9 family peptidase — protein sequence MHWTANGNAYVTSTQGDLVQTDIRTGNKTVLIPQDKLRAPGSGQRMAISDFVFTPDSANVLIFTNTARVWRYNTRGDYYLVNRSSGQVRQVGKDRPSQSLMFAKLSPNGTTVGYVSEHNLFVEDVATGQVTQLTTDGTRKRINGTFDWVYEEEFGCRDGFRWSPDSKQIAYWQIDATKIRDYLMLNTTDSIYSHVIPVEYPKVGEAPSPTRIGVVSATGGATTWLAIPGDPQQHYLNRMDWIPNSASLFIQQLNRKQNESKLFVCNTATQSITPIYTETDKAWVDVRERNNTDPNGGEWLNGGKSFVWVSEKDGWRHIYRVTTDGKNEVLLTPGSYDIESISHIDEATGQIYFIASPQNTNQRYLYRTRLDGKGKAERLTPAGLDGTHNYVISPNGKLAQHSFMNYQTPPVQEWITLPDHKPINASESIATRMKPVSKSNVSFFKVTTDDGVTVDGWMAKPTNFDSTKKYPIVFYVYGEPASSTVNDVFSIGQNRLFQGDMANAGYLYVALDNRGTPNLKGAAWRKSIYRQIGRINIRDQAMAAKKLFSQHAYIDTSRVAVWGWSGGGSTTLHLLFQYPEIYKTGISIAAVGNQLFYDNIYQERYMGLPQENREDFVAGSPVTYAKNLRGNLLYIHGTGDDNVHYDNAELLINELVKYNKQFQVMPYPNRSHGISEGEGTQQHLRTLYTNYLRTHCPPGPR from the coding sequence ATGCACTGGACTGCTAATGGAAATGCTTATGTTACCAGTACGCAGGGAGACCTTGTCCAGACCGACATTCGGACAGGGAATAAAACCGTATTAATTCCGCAGGATAAATTACGCGCACCCGGAAGTGGGCAGCGCATGGCGATTTCTGATTTTGTGTTTACCCCCGATAGCGCCAATGTGCTGATTTTTACGAACACAGCTCGTGTCTGGCGTTACAACACCCGTGGTGATTATTATCTGGTCAATCGCTCATCGGGGCAGGTTCGACAAGTGGGTAAGGATCGACCTTCACAGTCATTGATGTTCGCTAAGTTATCGCCCAATGGCACAACTGTAGGTTATGTCAGTGAACACAACCTGTTTGTAGAAGATGTGGCAACGGGTCAGGTAACCCAACTGACAACAGACGGCACTCGGAAACGCATCAACGGTACGTTCGACTGGGTATATGAAGAGGAGTTTGGTTGTCGGGATGGATTTCGCTGGAGCCCTGACAGCAAACAAATTGCTTATTGGCAGATAGATGCGACCAAAATTCGGGATTACCTGATGTTGAACACCACCGATTCGATATACTCTCACGTTATACCAGTTGAGTACCCGAAAGTAGGCGAGGCTCCATCGCCAACCCGCATTGGCGTTGTTTCAGCAACAGGAGGAGCCACGACTTGGTTAGCCATTCCGGGCGATCCGCAACAGCACTACTTGAACCGGATGGATTGGATACCTAACAGCGCGAGCCTGTTCATTCAGCAACTGAATCGGAAGCAGAACGAAAGTAAACTATTTGTTTGCAACACGGCTACCCAATCGATTACGCCGATTTATACCGAAACCGATAAAGCCTGGGTCGATGTTAGGGAACGGAACAATACCGATCCCAATGGTGGAGAATGGCTCAATGGCGGGAAATCCTTTGTGTGGGTTTCTGAAAAAGATGGCTGGCGGCACATTTATCGGGTGACGACCGATGGGAAAAATGAAGTCCTACTAACGCCCGGTTCGTATGATATTGAATCGATTAGCCATATTGACGAGGCTACTGGACAGATTTATTTTATTGCATCGCCCCAGAACACAAACCAGCGTTACCTGTACCGAACCCGGCTAGATGGGAAAGGAAAAGCTGAGCGACTAACCCCGGCTGGTTTGGACGGTACGCACAATTACGTGATTTCGCCCAATGGGAAGCTGGCACAGCATTCATTCATGAATTACCAGACGCCACCCGTTCAGGAGTGGATAACTCTGCCTGATCATAAGCCAATCAACGCGTCTGAGAGCATTGCGACACGGATGAAACCTGTGTCAAAATCCAACGTTAGTTTCTTCAAAGTGACCACAGACGATGGCGTTACGGTAGATGGCTGGATGGCGAAACCAACGAATTTTGATAGCACGAAAAAGTACCCCATTGTTTTTTACGTCTACGGTGAACCCGCTTCCAGCACGGTTAATGACGTGTTTTCCATTGGTCAGAATCGGTTGTTTCAGGGCGATATGGCTAATGCAGGCTACCTCTATGTAGCGCTCGACAACCGAGGAACACCCAACCTGAAAGGGGCCGCCTGGCGTAAGTCGATTTATCGGCAAATAGGCCGGATCAATATCCGCGATCAGGCAATGGCGGCTAAGAAATTGTTCTCGCAACACGCCTATATCGATACCAGCCGCGTGGCCGTTTGGGGATGGAGTGGGGGAGGGTCAACAACCCTTCACTTATTATTTCAATACCCCGAGATTTACAAAACAGGTATTTCCATAGCGGCCGTTGGGAATCAGTTATTTTACGACAATATTTACCAAGAACGCTACATGGGGTTGCCGCAGGAAAATCGGGAGGATTTCGTGGCCGGGTCGCCGGTGACGTATGCGAAAAACTTACGCGGAAATCTTCTTTACATTCACGGTACGGGCGACGATAACGTGCATTATGACAATGCGGAATTGTTGATTAATGAGCTGGTTAAATACAACAAGCAATTCCAGGTAATGCCCTATCCGAACCGGTCGCACGGAATTTCAGAGGGAGAAGGAACACAACAGCATCTGAGAACGCTCTACACAAACTATTTACGGACTCACTGCCCACCCGGACCACGGTAA
- the lgt gene encoding prolipoprotein diacylglyceryl transferase has protein sequence MLQYIIWEVNPEIFHIGSFSVRWYGLLFALGFLIGMQIMGYIFKKEDKPVADTDTLLIYMVVSTILGARIGHFLFYEPEVLLHNPLTVITPPFAGLASHGATIGILTGLWLYSRRKESLRTNQTFLWVTDRIVIVVALAGACIRFGNLMNSEIVGRPTDVPWAFVFMNNNEYAKIPRHPAQLYESLSCLVLFFILLWFWNRKKELTPRGSMLGIFLIWVFGLRFFYEYLKENQVPFEDSLPLNVGQLLSIPAVLMGVYFIVRSYRSPVVIPARDEPKEIES, from the coding sequence ATGCTTCAATACATTATTTGGGAAGTCAATCCCGAAATTTTTCACATTGGCTCGTTTTCGGTACGTTGGTATGGGTTACTGTTTGCACTGGGGTTCCTGATTGGCATGCAGATTATGGGTTACATTTTCAAAAAAGAAGATAAGCCCGTTGCCGATACCGATACATTGCTGATTTACATGGTTGTCTCCACCATTTTAGGGGCCCGGATTGGCCATTTCCTTTTTTATGAACCCGAAGTGCTATTGCATAATCCTTTAACGGTCATTACTCCCCCATTTGCCGGATTGGCCAGTCACGGGGCAACCATCGGGATTCTGACAGGACTGTGGCTCTATTCGCGCCGGAAAGAAAGCCTGCGGACCAACCAGACCTTTCTGTGGGTGACCGACCGGATTGTTATTGTGGTGGCATTGGCAGGAGCCTGCATTCGGTTTGGTAATCTGATGAACTCCGAGATTGTTGGGCGTCCAACCGATGTGCCCTGGGCGTTTGTGTTTATGAATAACAACGAGTACGCGAAAATCCCTCGTCACCCCGCCCAATTGTACGAATCGCTGTCATGTCTGGTGTTATTCTTCATTCTGCTTTGGTTCTGGAATCGCAAGAAAGAGCTAACCCCGCGCGGTAGTATGTTGGGTATTTTTCTGATCTGGGTCTTTGGCCTCCGCTTCTTTTACGAATACCTGAAAGAAAATCAGGTTCCGTTTGAAGATAGTCTGCCATTAAACGTAGGTCAGCTTCTGAGTATTCCAGCTGTACTTATGGGCGTTTACTTCATAGTTCGGAGTTACCGAAGTCCGGTCGTCATACCCGCTCGAGACGAGCCGAAAGAAATAGAATCGTAG
- the yidD gene encoding membrane protein insertion efficiency factor YidD: MKSILIGLVKVYQAIVSPYFPNACRYTPTCSQYTIEAIGKHGAIRGGWMGLKRISRCHPWGGHGYDPVP; encoded by the coding sequence ATGAAATCAATTCTTATTGGACTGGTTAAGGTTTATCAAGCCATTGTGTCACCTTACTTTCCAAACGCCTGTCGGTACACGCCTACCTGTTCGCAATACACCATCGAAGCGATTGGCAAACATGGCGCCATTCGGGGTGGTTGGATGGGCTTGAAACGGATCAGTCGTTGTCATCCCTGGGGTGGTCATGGCTATGATCCAGTACCGTAG
- a CDS encoding co-chaperone GroES: protein MIGITADNKLKRLIVVGDRVLIKPKDPTDRTLSGLYLPPTVQEKEQVQAGHVIKVGPGYPIPSPMEDEPWKETEEKVKYMPLQAQEGDVALYLQRNAIDLEYEGEKYVIVPQGSILMLERLEDL from the coding sequence ATGATTGGGATTACTGCCGATAATAAACTCAAACGCCTGATTGTTGTAGGCGACCGGGTATTGATTAAGCCTAAAGACCCCACCGACCGCACATTGAGCGGATTATACTTACCCCCGACTGTACAGGAAAAAGAACAGGTTCAGGCTGGCCACGTTATTAAAGTTGGACCGGGCTATCCGATTCCGTCGCCTATGGAAGACGAACCCTGGAAAGAAACCGAAGAAAAAGTGAAATATATGCCACTTCAGGCTCAGGAAGGTGATGTTGCCCTTTACCTGCAACGCAATGCCATTGACCTGGAGTATGAAGGCGAAAAATATGTTATTGTGCCACAGGGTTCCATTCTGATGCTGGAACGGCTTGAGGATCTTTAA